The following are encoded in a window of Magnolia sinica isolate HGM2019 chromosome 11, MsV1, whole genome shotgun sequence genomic DNA:
- the LOC131219083 gene encoding cytochrome c biogenesis CcmF C-terminal-like mitochondrial protein has product MVGVNWYPFGMRCEHFHFERLIFSGEAKIERIEQMVQLQNFFFFITSMVVPRGTAAPVLLKWFVSRDVPTGAPSSNGTIIPIPIPEFPFLVYLHSRKFIRSMDGAKSGVLVRASRPILLPDIIGRSSSETRARNASFRFVPVLNFLLLESMGDLSYLESFCGVLCLLFFRTLFSLPRDRSAKRERARRRKRQTLRPNGNEQGLNDKMRCPGHPHFIERRVEGFGPVAFPVPPSSGGACVGGVPPEIGLEALALPTSRPLMAVGHDYYQKAPMRIHISHGGVCIFMLGVLLSCDPAAYVRPVAHASYLFRAGGVNSDSIRVFNPAAEMLS; this is encoded by the coding sequence ATGGTCGGCGTCAATTGGTACCCTTTCGGTATGCGTTGCGAACACTTTCATTTTGAGCGTCTCATCTTCTCTGGAGAAGCGAAAATCGAACGGATAGAGCAGATGGTCCAACTACAgaacttcttctttttcattactTCCATGGTCGTGCCTCGTGGCACGGCAGCACCCGTACTATTGAAATGGTTCGTCAGTAGAGATGTTCCCACAGGTGCCCCTTCTTCCAATGGTACTATAATTCCTATTCCTATCCCTGAATTCCCTTTTTTGGTCTATCTACATTCCAGGAAATTCATACGCTCCATGGACGGAGCAAAAAGTGGAGTGTTGGTCAGAGCAAGTCGCCCTATTCTATTACCAGACATAATTGGGAGAAGCTCATCCGAAACTAGAGCTAGAAACGCTTCATTTCGTTTCGTTCCCGTTCTGAATTTCCTTCTTCTCGAATCCATGGGGGACTTGTCATATTTAGAATCTTTCTGCGGTGTGCTCTGTTTACTATTCTTTCGTACTCTCTTCTCTTTACCACGCGATAGGTCAGCGAAGCGTGAGCGGGCGCGGAGAAGGAAACGCCAAACACTTCGGCCTAACGGGAATGAGCAAGGACTCAATGACAAGATGAGGTGCCCCGGGCACCCCCATTTTATAGAAAGAAGGGTCGAAGGTTTTGGGCCTGTAGCTTTCCCCGTCCCCCCTTCGTCGGGTGGTGCTTGTGTGGGGGGTGTGCCACCAGAAATCGGGCTTGAAGCTCTCGCCTTACCAACGAGCCGACCGCTGATGGCTGTTGGTCACGACTACTACCAAAAAGCTCCAATGAGGATTCATATTTCACATGGAGGAGTGTGCATCTTTATGTTGGGTGTTCTTCTGTCGTGCGACCCGGCGGCTTATGTGCGACCTGTGGCCCACGCCTCCTATTTGTTCAGGGCGGGCGGCGTGAACTCTGATTCGATCCGGGTATTCAATCCCGCCGCTGAGATGCTCAGTTGA